The Actinomycetes bacterium genome contains the following window.
CTGCTCGTCATCAGCCTGCTCGTGGTGGGCCTGGCGACCCGGATCATCGGCGGCAGCGGGCCCAGCGCGGGCGCCATGGCCGACATCCCACCGGAGTACCTCACCCTCTACCAGAGCGCCGCCGACACCTGCCCCGGCCTGCCCTGGCAGGTGCTGGCGGCGATCGGCAAGAAGGAGACCAACCACGGCCGCTCGACCCTGCCCGGGGTGCAGTCGGGGATGAACTTCGCCGGCGCGGCCGGCCCCATGCAGTTCGGCATCGGGGGCAAGGCGGGCAACACCTGGGGCGGGACGCCCGTCCGCCAGGTCCCGCCCGACCTCAGGTACGGCATGGACGGCGACGGCGACGGCATCGCCAGCGTCTACCAGCCGGCCGACGCGATTTTCTCGGCCGCCCGGTACCTGTGCGCCAACGGCGCCGGCCAGGGCGGCGACCTCACCCGGGCCATCTTCGCCTACAACCGTGCCGACTGGTACGTCAGCCAGGTCCTGGCCGTCGCCTCGGGCTATGCCGCCGGCGGCGCGGCCGGCCTGCCGGCTGGGCCCGCGGTCGAGCGCGCCGTCGCGTTCGCCTACAGCCAGCTCGGCCAGCCCTACCGGTGGGGCGCCGCCGGCGAGGAGGGCACCTTCGACTGCTCGGGCCTGACCATGCGGGCCTACCAGGCCGGCGGGGCGAAGATCCCGCGGACCTCGCGGGAGCAGTGGTACTTCGGGGCCAGGGTGGGCAACCCGGCCGACCTGCTCCCGGGGGACCTGGTGTTCTACGCCTACGACCTCGGCGACCCGGCCACCATCCACCATGTCGGCATCTACATCGGCGCGGGCAACATGATCGACGCCCCCCGCCGGAACACCGTCATCCGCATCGAGCCCGCCCTGCGCGGCGACTACATCGGCGCAGTCCGCCCCACCGCCGCACCCACCTGATCCCCGGCTCCCGGCCCCCAACAGCGCCGGTGCCAACGTGCTGGGGCGCCGCGGTTTGGCAGGCACGCTCCCGCCGCCTCCCAACAGCGCCTCTGCCATGGTCGGGGGGGTCGGCGAGCAGTCCCAGCGTACCGCTGCCACCCCCCCGGGCTCCGGGAGGAGAACCCGGGGGGTGGCGCGGGGGCCACAGACGCCGTCATCGGCGGCCAAACCAGAAAACGGCTCGGCGTCCCGCGGCCATGCGCGAACAGGCGCAACCATCTCGGGATGCCCGAACCGGGCAAGAACAATATCACAAAACCGTCCTGGTGCAAATCCCGACTTCTGCCTACGGCCCGGTGCCTCCCCTTGCCAGCCGTGCCTCGGAGGGGTGGGGCGCTACCAGGTCGCTCCAGTGCGCCGCCCCCTCAGGGCGGTGGTGCAGGGACGGCCCAGGCCGCCGGCGGGACGCCCGGCGCACCTCAGGTGATCTCATAGACGCAGGCGGTGAGCTGGCGCAGGTTGCGCACCTCGAACACGCGGTCGCACACGGGCGCGTACAGGCTCATCACCGAGTCGGTGGTGTCCCACTCCGACCGGGGCTCCGGGTTGAGCCAGTACAGCCGGCGTGCCCCGGCGCGCAGGCCCTGGAGCGCCTCGATCCCGGGGTCGCGGTAGTTGCCGCGGGCGTCGCCCATGACGACCAGCGTGCTGCGGGCGTCCAGGTCAGGCCCGTACCGCTCGGCGAACCGCTCGAAGACGTTGCCGTAGTCGGAGTGGCCGTCCGCCCACACCACCCGCGCCCTGGCGAAGGCGTTGCGCAGGTCGATCGCCTGGTCGCTCTCGTCGAGCAGCCCGGTCACCTCGTCCACGCCGTCCACGAAGGCGAACGACCGCATCCGTGCGAACTCCTGGTTCATCGCGTGCAGCAGCGCCAGCGTGAACTTGGCGAACTCGACCACCGAGCCGGACACGTCGGCCAGCACCCACAGGTCGGGCTTTGAGGCGCGCACGGCTCGGAACGCGGGGTTGACCGGCACCCCGCCCGACGACAGCGAGCGCCGCACCGTCCGCCGCACGTCGAGCCGGCCCCGGCGCCTGAGCCGGCGCTTCTGCGCCACCCGGGCGGCCAGCTTGCGGGCCAGCGGGCGGACGGCCTGGCGCAGCTCGCCGAGCTGGGTGAAGGTGGCGCCGAGGAAGTCGATCTCGTCCAGCTGCCGGTCGCGGTAGAGCTCGGCCACCTGCTGGGCGCCGACCCGGACGGCAAGCCGGTGGCGGACCTGCTCGGCCAGCATGCGGCGGAAGTCGTCGATGCGCCGGCTCAGCTCCTCGCGGGCCTGGGGGCTCGCGTCCTCTGCGCCGTCCTCGGCGGCCAGCGCGAGCTGGAGCAGCCGGTACAGCTCGACCTGGCGCAGGATCCGGTACATGTAGTAGCGCTCGGACGCATCGGGTTGCGCGTCCAGCCCGGCGTAGCGGTCCACGGCGAGCCCGGCGAGCGTGCGCAGGGCGGCCCGGTCGCCGTGGCGCAGCGCGTCGAGCAGGGCTTCGAGCAGGTCGGTGGAGGCGGGACCCTGTGGCTCGGCCTCCGCGGCGGTCCCCGAGGAGGCCGGCCCGGTCGCGGCCGCCGGCCCGAGGCCGCCCGACCCGGCGGCCGCGACCGGGCCGGGGGTGAACGGGAAGCAGACGTCGAACAGCACGTCGAACGCCTGCCGGTCCTCGGCCCGCTTGACCAGGGTCATGGCCAGCGCGGCCCGGAACTGGGCGCGGTCGGCCAGCTCCACGTGGCGCAGCGCGGCGATGGCGTCGAGCACCTCCACCATGGACACCGGCACGCGGGCGTCCCGGAGGCGGTGGAAGAACTCGAGGAGGGAGGTCTCGAGCGAGCGCGCGGCACCGTCCGGCGCGGACCTTGCGCTTGCAACCATTCCGGCCACGTGGCACGCTCCGTGTACGCTATACGTACAAATATGCGCTTAGCGAACGCTGCTGGCGAAAGAGGACAGGGTATGCCCGACGCTCGGCCAACGTCGCCGCCACCCGGGCGCCTGGTCCGCCTCGCCGTCGTCCTCGACACCAGGAACCCGGTCGGCCGGCTCACCGAGGTGGCCCGGATGTGCGACCGGGTCGGCATCGCCGCCCTCTGGCTCGAGGACGCGCCCGAGCCTACGCCCCGCCTCGAGGCCTGGACCACCCTCGCCCTGCTCGCGCCCGTGACCGGCCAGGCCCGGGTCGGCGCCCTGCTCGACACCGGCCAGCGGCCGCCCGCCATCCTGGCAGCGATGGTCGCCACCCTCGGCGCCACCGCGGGCGACCGCCTCGAGCTGTGCCTGCGCGACGCTCCCCCGCCCGCCGGGCCGGGCCGGCTCGCCGCGTACGTGGAGGCGTTCCTGGACACCCTGGCCGAGACGGCGGTGCCGGCCAGGCTGGACGCCGGCGCCAGCTCGCTCTCTGCCGCCGTGCGCAGCGGCCCGGCCGTGCGGCCCACGCTGTCGGTCGAGGCGGCCGGGCCCGAGCAGCTCGGCTGGGCCGTCGGCGTCGTCGACGGCCTGCTCCTGCCCGGCAGGGACGCCGCCGGCGCCGCCCTGCCCTTCGAGCAGGTCCTGGCCGCCGCGGCCGAGGCGCGCCAGGCCTGCCTGGTGGCCGGGCGCGACCCGGCCACCCTGGGCATCGCGGCCCGCCTGCCCGTCTCGGTCGGGCGCACCACCGCCGAGGCGCACGCCCGCTGGCAGGCCGAGCCGGCCTTCGCCAGGCTCGGGCGGCCCGAGGAGGTCGCCGTGTTCGGCACCCTCGAGCGATGCCACGACCGGGTCATCGAGCTGGCTCATGCCGGCGTCACCGACCTGCGCTGCCTGCTGCCGAACTCCCTCGACGTGCACGACGTGATCGCGCAGGTGACGGCGATGACGATCGGCACGTTGGCCCAGCTCACCCCCGGCGCCCCCCGCTCCCCCGCCCCGGAGCCGCCAGCCGGCTGGGGCGGGCGCCCCCGGTGGACCGGAACCTAGATGGCTTTGAGCCCGTACAGCACCCGTTCCAGGAGGGCCAGGTCCGGGCGGTCGTTGGGGTCGGCGGGACGGTGGACCATCACCAGGCCCTCCTCGGACATGTCACCGACGAGCACGCGAGCCACGCCGAGGGGAAGGTCGAGCCGGGCCGAGACCTCGGCCACGCTGAGCACGTCACGGCAGAGCAGGGCGATCAACTGCTGCTCGAAGTTGAGCGCCTGCGCGGACGCCTCACCCACCGACGTGGTCGAGACCAGCGACTCCACCTCCAGGTCCGCATGGGCTGGACGCGTGCGCCCGCCGGTCATCGCGTAGGGCCGGACGACTGGATCGTCGTCGTACCAGTCCCCGGTGCTCATGCCAGCCGATCCTTCCGCTCATCGCGGGAGCGAGGCCTGCAGCTCGGCCCGCACGGCCGGGGTGAGCATGTCTCCCGCTCGAGCCACGAGCAGCGCCATCTCGTAACCGATCAGCCCGATTTCGCAGTCCGTCGAGGCCAGCACGGCAAGGCAGGATCCGTCGCTGACGGCCATCACGAACAGGAAGCCCTTGTCCATCTCCACGATGGTCTGGGTGACCGAGCCGCCGCCGAAGTGACGGGCGGCCCCGTCGGCGATGCTCGACAGGCCGGAGACGACCGCCGAGAGCTGGTCGGCCCGGAGGCGGTCGAGCCCGTCGGACATGGCCAGCGGCAGCCCGTCGGACGACACCACCAGCGTGTGGATGGTGCCGACCACCCGCTCGACGAAGTTCGTCATCAGCCAGCTGAGGTTCTGCGCCGCTCTACTGGGCTTGGTCATCGTCGTCCCCTGCTGAGGACCGGAAGGCGTCGGTCGATGCCACGTGGCGCCCCCGCTCGACGCTGGAGCGGTAGCTCGACAGCAACGCTCGGACGTCGTCCGGTGTGCGGCGTGGGAGCGTGCTGCCCCTACCCGCCTCCGGGTCGGTCGCCTGCCCGTTCGCGACGATGCCGGGGGCGAGGCTGGCCTGGGGGACCCGGCGCGGCAGGTGGGCCGCAGCCTCGCCGGGCGCTGCTGCGGGCGGTGCCGGGGCGCCCGCCTCCTTCTGGATCAGGGGGAGCTCGTCCTGGATCAAGGGGAGCACGTCGTCGGCCTGAGGCAATGGGGCGTCGTCGGGCGGGCGCGGCCCGCGGCGGCCGGCTTCGCGCAGCGGCGTGCCCTGCGATGGCGTGCCCTGCGATGGCGTGCCCTGCGGCGGAATGCCGGCCCGGGGGCCGCGCCCGACCGGCAGGCGTCCGTTGACGCCGTGCTCGGCGCCGTGGCGATCCATGGGCATGTGCACCAGCTCGCCGCCGCCCGCGAACCAGTCCGACCTGGCCCCCTCGAAGATCGGCAGGCCGTTGGCGGGCGCCTCGCCGTCGTCCTCGCCGTGGGCCGGGGCGGCCAGCTCGCCCCGCCGCCCGCCACCGGCCACCTCCGGCATGCCGGACAGCCGCGCGATCAGCGCCTCGGGCAGCCCCACCAGCGCCGTCACCCCGCCGTACCAGGAGTGTCGGAGCTGAACCTTGATGCCGTGATGCTCGGCCAGGCGCGCGACCACGAACAGGCCGAGGCGCTGGCTGAGCGCCAGGTCCATGGCCGGCGGGCTGGACAGGCGCTCGTTGGCATCGAAGAGCTCGGCGTCGGACAGGCCGATGCCGCGGTCCTCGATCTCGACCACGTAACCGGTGGCTGTAGGCTGCCCGGCGACATGCACCTTGGTGTGGGGCGGGGAGAACGAGGTCGCGTTCTCGATCAACTCGGCGAGCAGATGGATCACGTCGCCGACGGCCTGGCCGACCACGGCTAAGCCAGCGGCCGGCAGCAGAGTGACCCGGGTGTAGTCCTCCACCTCGCCGATCGCGCCCCGGATGACGTCGTTGAGCGGCACCGGGCGACCCCAGCGCCGGGCCGGCTTGGCGCCAGAGAGCACGATCAGGTCCTCGGCGTTGCGGCGCATGCGCGTGGCCAGGTGGTCGAGCCGGAACAGCTCTTCCAGCTCGTCGGGGTCGGTCGTCTTCCGTTCCAGGCGGTCGATCATCTTGAGCTGGCGGTGGATCAGAGTCTGGCTGCGCCTGGCCAGGTTCAGGAAGGTGTCGGCGACGCTCTTGCGCAGCGCGGCCTGGTCGGTGGCGACCTGGACGGCGACCCGGTGGACGGAGTTGAACGCCTCGGTGACCTGCCCGATCTCGTCCCGCGAGGCGATCCCGATCGGTGCCGTCTCAGCCACCACGTCGACGCGCTCCCCACGCTGCAGCCGCTCGACCGCCCCGGGGAGCCGCTGCTCGGCCACGTCGATGGCGGTGTGCCGCAGGCGCCGGAGCGGCCCGACCATGGAGCGCCCGACGAGCAGCGAGATGCCCAGGGTGAGGGCGAGGGCGACCAGCAGGACCCCGCTGGACACCGCGGCCTGCCTGGAGGCCGACGACTCCGAGGCGGCGCTCGCCGAGACCAGGTCGGCGGCGAGCTTGGACTCCACCTGACGCAGCAGGTCGACCTTGGCGGTCATCACGACGTACCAGTTCTTCGCGTTGCTCGAGGCGGCCTGCTTGGCGCCGGGGCCGGCGGTCACCGCGCTCCCCCCGGACAGGTCGGTGGCGATCCGCCCGCGAGTGCCGCTCTCGAGGACGGCGTTGCGGTATCCGACGGCCCGCTGGATGTGCGCGCCGGTCGCCGTGCGCTGGTAGAACTCCCGCTGGGGAGCGGTGGCGGAGCTCTGGAACTGCGCGACCCAGGTCTCCTCGGAGCCGATCACGGACACGAACTGCTCGTACTGCTTGGGCCCGAAGCGGCCGACCGACAGCACGGCGTTGACGAGGTCGCGCTCCTGGGAGGTGGCCTCTTTGGCCCGGGCGAGCGCGGTGAACGCCGACGTGCTGCGCAGGACCTCGCTGTCATCGGTCTCGGCGGCGATGGCGGCCTCGACCTCGAGCAGGTTGGCGATCGCGCCCGAGTAGTACCTGAACGTCCCGTCCACAGACGTTCCCCGGCGGTCGTCGATCGCCTGGCGCTGGGTGCCGAGCTTGGCCAGCTCGGCCTTGGCCGCCTGGAGCCGCTGGCGCAGGCGGGAGTCGAAGCCGTCGAGGTCGAGCGCCGCGGCGTCGGCGGTGAAGTCGCGCAGCTCCTGGGTCACCCACACGCGCTGGGCGATCATGCCGCCGTACCCGGCCCCGGCGGCCACGTAGCCGGCCGACAGGCCGCGTTCCCGCTGCAGCTCGTGGACGAACGCCGACAGCTCCACGGCAAAGCCGGTCAGCCTGTTCACCCGGTCGGCCTGGTCGCCCGCTTTCAGGATCGACCTGATCTGGATCAGGGTGAGCACGGTGAGGACCAGCATCGGCACGACCAGGACGGCGATGAGCTTGGACCGGA
Protein-coding sequences here:
- a CDS encoding DUF742 domain-containing protein, producing the protein MSTGDWYDDDPVVRPYAMTGGRTRPAHADLEVESLVSTTSVGEASAQALNFEQQLIALLCRDVLSVAEVSARLDLPLGVARVLVGDMSEEGLVMVHRPADPNDRPDLALLERVLYGLKAI
- a CDS encoding LLM class flavin-dependent oxidoreductase is translated as MPDARPTSPPPGRLVRLAVVLDTRNPVGRLTEVARMCDRVGIAALWLEDAPEPTPRLEAWTTLALLAPVTGQARVGALLDTGQRPPAILAAMVATLGATAGDRLELCLRDAPPPAGPGRLAAYVEAFLDTLAETAVPARLDAGASSLSAAVRSGPAVRPTLSVEAAGPEQLGWAVGVVDGLLLPGRDAAGAALPFEQVLAAAAEARQACLVAGRDPATLGIAARLPVSVGRTTAEAHARWQAEPAFARLGRPEEVAVFGTLERCHDRVIELAHAGVTDLRCLLPNSLDVHDVIAQVTAMTIGTLAQLTPGAPRSPAPEPPAGWGGRPRWTGT
- a CDS encoding VWA domain-containing protein yields the protein MVASARSAPDGAARSLETSLLEFFHRLRDARVPVSMVEVLDAIAALRHVELADRAQFRAALAMTLVKRAEDRQAFDVLFDVCFPFTPGPVAAAGSGGLGPAAATGPASSGTAAEAEPQGPASTDLLEALLDALRHGDRAALRTLAGLAVDRYAGLDAQPDASERYYMYRILRQVELYRLLQLALAAEDGAEDASPQAREELSRRIDDFRRMLAEQVRHRLAVRVGAQQVAELYRDRQLDEIDFLGATFTQLGELRQAVRPLARKLAARVAQKRRLRRRGRLDVRRTVRRSLSSGGVPVNPAFRAVRASKPDLWVLADVSGSVVEFAKFTLALLHAMNQEFARMRSFAFVDGVDEVTGLLDESDQAIDLRNAFARARVVWADGHSDYGNVFERFAERYGPDLDARSTLVVMGDARGNYRDPGIEALQGLRAGARRLYWLNPEPRSEWDTTDSVMSLYAPVCDRVFEVRNLRQLTACVYEIT
- a CDS encoding nitrate- and nitrite sensing domain-containing protein → MLANLPIRSKLIAVLVVPMLVLTVLTLIQIRSILKAGDQADRVNRLTGFAVELSAFVHELQRERGLSAGYVAAGAGYGGMIAQRVWVTQELRDFTADAAALDLDGFDSRLRQRLQAAKAELAKLGTQRQAIDDRRGTSVDGTFRYYSGAIANLLEVEAAIAAETDDSEVLRSTSAFTALARAKEATSQERDLVNAVLSVGRFGPKQYEQFVSVIGSEETWVAQFQSSATAPQREFYQRTATGAHIQRAVGYRNAVLESGTRGRIATDLSGGSAVTAGPGAKQAASSNAKNWYVVMTAKVDLLRQVESKLAADLVSASAASESSASRQAAVSSGVLLVALALTLGISLLVGRSMVGPLRRLRHTAIDVAEQRLPGAVERLQRGERVDVVAETAPIGIASRDEIGQVTEAFNSVHRVAVQVATDQAALRKSVADTFLNLARRSQTLIHRQLKMIDRLERKTTDPDELEELFRLDHLATRMRRNAEDLIVLSGAKPARRWGRPVPLNDVIRGAIGEVEDYTRVTLLPAAGLAVVGQAVGDVIHLLAELIENATSFSPPHTKVHVAGQPTATGYVVEIEDRGIGLSDAELFDANERLSSPPAMDLALSQRLGLFVVARLAEHHGIKVQLRHSWYGGVTALVGLPEALIARLSGMPEVAGGGRRGELAAPAHGEDDGEAPANGLPIFEGARSDWFAGGGELVHMPMDRHGAEHGVNGRLPVGRGPRAGIPPQGTPSQGTPSQGTPLREAGRRGPRPPDDAPLPQADDVLPLIQDELPLIQKEAGAPAPPAAAPGEAAAHLPRRVPQASLAPGIVANGQATDPEAGRGSTLPRRTPDDVRALLSSYRSSVERGRHVASTDAFRSSAGDDDDQAQ
- a CDS encoding NlpC/P60 family protein, which encodes MKKLAIGVPVALLLVISLLVVGLATRIIGGSGPSAGAMADIPPEYLTLYQSAADTCPGLPWQVLAAIGKKETNHGRSTLPGVQSGMNFAGAAGPMQFGIGGKAGNTWGGTPVRQVPPDLRYGMDGDGDGIASVYQPADAIFSAARYLCANGAGQGGDLTRAIFAYNRADWYVSQVLAVASGYAAGGAAGLPAGPAVERAVAFAYSQLGQPYRWGAAGEEGTFDCSGLTMRAYQAGGAKIPRTSREQWYFGARVGNPADLLPGDLVFYAYDLGDPATIHHVGIYIGAGNMIDAPRRNTVIRIEPALRGDYIGAVRPTAAPT
- a CDS encoding roadblock/LC7 domain-containing protein; translated protein: MTKPSRAAQNLSWLMTNFVERVVGTIHTLVVSSDGLPLAMSDGLDRLRADQLSAVVSGLSSIADGAARHFGGGSVTQTIVEMDKGFLFVMAVSDGSCLAVLASTDCEIGLIGYEMALLVARAGDMLTPAVRAELQASLPR